In Halovulum dunhuangense, one genomic interval encodes:
- a CDS encoding PepSY domain-containing protein, producing the protein MHRMQPPRKTPRRVLVAAAAGMFVLLVAGTTPAAAQDRVLPQVISQLDEQGFEVIRVQRTWLGRVRVVSRSGEYEREIVYVPSTGEVLRDYWRPLRRQGGDGADRFDGGRGDDRDDRDDDRDDDNDDNDDDDDDSDDDDSDDGDDDDDDDD; encoded by the coding sequence ATGCACCGAATGCAGCCACCACGAAAGACCCCGCGCCGCGTGCTGGTCGCGGCGGCTGCGGGCATGTTCGTGCTTCTGGTGGCGGGCACCACACCGGCGGCGGCGCAGGACAGGGTGCTGCCGCAGGTCATCAGCCAGCTCGACGAGCAGGGTTTCGAGGTGATCCGCGTCCAGCGCACCTGGCTTGGCCGGGTCCGTGTCGTGTCCCGCTCGGGGGAATACGAGCGCGAGATCGTCTACGTCCCATCGACCGGCGAGGTGTTGCGCGACTACTGGCGGCCGCTACGGCGGCAGGGGGGCGATGGCGCGGACAGGTTCGACGGCGGGCGCGGCGATGACCGCGACGACCGGGATGATGACCGGGACGACGATAACGACGATAATGACGACGACGACGACGACAGCGACGACGACGACAGCGACGACGGTGACGACGACGACGACGACGACGATTGA